The bacterium genome includes a region encoding these proteins:
- a CDS encoding sulfite exporter TauE/SafE family protein — MFAGVIGALLGLGGGIIIVPALTLLIGLPIRYAIGASIVSVIATSSGAAAAYVRGGLANLRIAIGLEVATTVGAVSGAFIAGHVPVRVLYLIFGLLLAYSTVALLGRVRIELPGDVPFDPLAGRLRFHGDYHDQVLGRRVAYTATSVVPGSLMMYAAGLMSGLLGIGSGLFKVLALDVIMRLPMKVSTATSNFMIGVTAAASAGVYFSRGDIHPLVAAPVALGVLAGAWSGTHVMQRLRNTTLRKLFVPVLAVISVEMILRGLGV; from the coding sequence GCGTGATCGGCGCGCTGCTCGGACTCGGCGGCGGGATCATCATCGTGCCCGCCCTCACGCTGCTGATCGGCCTGCCGATCCGCTACGCCATCGGCGCCAGCATCGTGTCGGTCATCGCGACGAGCAGTGGCGCGGCCGCGGCGTACGTGCGCGGCGGCCTTGCGAATCTCCGCATCGCCATCGGCCTCGAAGTCGCGACGACGGTCGGCGCGGTGTCCGGCGCCTTCATCGCCGGACACGTCCCCGTCCGCGTGCTGTACCTCATCTTCGGGCTGCTGCTCGCCTACTCGACGGTCGCGCTCCTTGGGCGGGTGCGAATCGAACTGCCGGGCGACGTGCCGTTCGACCCGCTGGCCGGCCGGCTGCGGTTTCACGGCGATTACCACGATCAGGTCCTCGGGCGCCGCGTCGCCTACACGGCGACGTCCGTCGTCCCGGGCAGTCTTATGATGTACGCGGCGGGCCTGATGTCGGGGCTGCTCGGCATCGGCAGCGGCCTCTTCAAGGTGCTCGCCCTCGACGTCATCATGCGCCTGCCGATGAAGGTCTCTACGGCGACGAGCAACTTCATGATCGGCGTCACCGCCGCGGCCAGCGCGGGCGTGTACTTCTCACGCGGCGACATTCACCCGCTCGTCGCGGCGCCGGTGGCCCTCGGCGTGCTGGCGGGGGCGTGGAGCGGCACCCACGTGATGCAGCGCCTGCGGAACACGACGCTGCGGAAGCTCTTCGTCCCGGTGCTGGCGGTGATTTCAGTGGAGATGATTCTGCGTGGACTCGGAGTCTAG
- a CDS encoding DUF1634 domain-containing protein, with protein MDSESRAGSAPASPEAGHEPDATARVLGAILRAGVLISAAIIVFGVALFVHRRGAAAVLFGARGLPAGSGEDPSTLGELLDALRNDVHVPAAVTDIGLLTLMITPVISVVVSLIAFARERDWNYVLLAAIVLGMLALGSALGHI; from the coding sequence GTGGACTCGGAGTCTAGGGCGGGAAGCGCCCCCGCCTCGCCCGAGGCGGGTCACGAACCCGATGCGACCGCGCGGGTGCTCGGCGCCATTCTCCGGGCGGGCGTGCTGATCTCGGCGGCGATCATCGTCTTCGGCGTGGCCCTGTTCGTGCACCGGCGCGGCGCCGCCGCGGTGCTGTTCGGGGCGCGCGGCCTTCCCGCCGGCTCCGGCGAGGACCCGAGTACCCTCGGCGAGCTGCTCGACGCGCTCCGGAACGACGTCCACGTCCCGGCGGCGGTGACGGACATCGGCCTGTTGACGCTCATGATCACGCCGGTCATCAGCGTCGTCGTCTCGCTGATCGCCTTCGCGCGGGAGCGCGACTGGAACTATGTCCTCCTCGCCGCAATCGTCCTCGGCATGCTGGCGCTCGGCTCCGCCCTCGGCCACATCTGA
- a CDS encoding enoyl-CoA hydratase-related protein gives MAAPLVTLDSHDGIVTLTIRRPDALNALSTAVCRELTAALEAVGREPAARVLILTGEGRAFCAGADLKERAGAAEETIWRHNRAIVQVPRAIEALPIPSIAAINGLAVGGGCEIALGCDLRWAADTAELGCPEVTRGIIPAAGGTQRLERLLGPARAMSLVLTGRRVSAAEAHRLGLVDAVVPAADLAAAAADTARAIAANAPLAVRAARQAIRYGLTHPFEDGLRLEGELQRMLYASDDCREGIAAFNERRAPRWTGR, from the coding sequence ATGGCTGCGCCACTGGTGACGCTCGATTCGCACGACGGCATCGTCACGCTGACGATCCGCCGGCCGGATGCGCTGAACGCGCTCAGCACGGCGGTCTGCCGGGAACTGACGGCCGCGCTCGAGGCCGTGGGCCGGGAGCCCGCGGCGCGCGTGCTGATCCTCACCGGCGAGGGGCGCGCGTTCTGTGCGGGCGCCGATCTCAAGGAGCGGGCCGGGGCGGCCGAGGAGACGATCTGGCGGCACAACCGGGCGATCGTTCAAGTGCCGCGCGCGATCGAGGCGCTGCCGATTCCGTCGATCGCGGCCATCAACGGGCTCGCGGTCGGCGGGGGCTGTGAGATCGCGCTCGGCTGCGACCTGCGGTGGGCGGCCGACACCGCGGAGTTGGGCTGCCCCGAGGTCACCCGCGGGATCATCCCGGCCGCCGGCGGGACGCAGCGTCTCGAGCGGCTGCTCGGTCCGGCGCGGGCGATGAGCCTCGTGCTCACCGGCCGGCGCGTGAGCGCCGCGGAGGCGCATCGGCTCGGCTTGGTCGACGCGGTCGTGCCGGCCGCCGATCTCGCCGCGGCCGCCGCGGACACGGCGCGGGCGATCGCGGCCAATGCGCCGCTCGCCGTCCGTGCCGCGCGGCAGGCGATCCGGTACGGGCTCACGCATCCGTTCGAGGACGGGTTGAGGCTCGAGGGCGAGCTGCAGCGGATGCTCTACGCCAGCGACGACTGCCGGGAGGGGATCGCCGCGTTCAACGAACGGCGCGCGCCGCGCTGGACGGGCCGGTAG
- a CDS encoding aminotransferase class III-fold pyridoxal phosphate-dependent enzyme — protein MSGPLPSPPSVWYQGQVQATLARRGGPLRLVRGEGPHVWDADGRRYLDARSGLWAALVGYGRTEIIDAIAGQLRTLSFAPLTDAASPLVETLAERLRAVLPGDLVSIVPVPTGSEAVDTALKFARRFHSAAGEGRRRIVISREYSAHGSTYAGSSLSDPDRGLLRGMGTPLAGIRFVHAPYRYRCPHCAVLDACTLACADEVERVIVDAGPGRVAAVFAEPVPGPGGVLVPPAEYWPRLRAICDRHGVLLVADEVVTGFGRTGRWFACDHWQVTPDIMILGKGMTGGYQALAAIALRRHVAERLARRLVPHGFTYSGHPAACAAALACLRIIEEEGLVDRAASLGRRLADGLAARLRDCPIAGEVRGLGLMAAVELVSDRATRHPLALGTRGIDRLEREMRHRGVLCFTDNPVIVAPPLTITDQDAGELADAVASAVTALATARRRTRP, from the coding sequence ATGTCCGGGCCGCTGCCGTCCCCGCCCTCCGTGTGGTACCAGGGGCAAGTCCAGGCCACGCTCGCGCGCCGCGGCGGACCCCTACGGCTCGTGCGGGGCGAGGGGCCGCACGTTTGGGACGCGGACGGGCGCCGCTACCTCGACGCGCGGTCCGGGCTGTGGGCGGCGCTCGTCGGCTACGGCCGGACCGAGATCATCGACGCGATCGCGGGCCAATTGCGGACGCTGTCGTTCGCGCCGCTGACGGACGCCGCCTCGCCGCTTGTAGAGACGCTGGCCGAACGGCTCCGCGCCGTGCTGCCCGGCGATCTCGTGAGCATCGTCCCGGTGCCGACGGGGTCGGAGGCGGTGGACACGGCGCTCAAGTTCGCCCGGCGGTTTCACAGCGCCGCGGGGGAGGGCCGGCGCCGGATCGTCATCAGCCGGGAGTACTCCGCGCACGGCAGCACCTACGCCGGCTCCTCACTCAGCGACCCGGACCGCGGCCTCCTGCGCGGGATGGGCACGCCGCTCGCCGGGATCCGGTTCGTCCACGCGCCGTACCGGTACCGCTGCCCGCACTGCGCCGTGCTCGACGCCTGCACGCTTGCCTGCGCCGACGAAGTCGAGCGGGTGATTGTCGACGCGGGCCCCGGCCGCGTCGCGGCCGTCTTCGCCGAGCCGGTGCCCGGGCCGGGCGGCGTGCTGGTCCCGCCGGCCGAGTACTGGCCGCGGCTGCGCGCGATCTGCGACCGCCACGGCGTGCTGCTGGTGGCCGACGAGGTGGTGACGGGATTCGGCCGGACCGGCCGGTGGTTCGCGTGCGACCACTGGCAGGTCACGCCGGACATCATGATCCTCGGGAAGGGGATGACCGGCGGCTATCAAGCGCTGGCCGCGATCGCGCTGCGGCGTCACGTCGCCGAGCGGCTGGCGCGCCGGCTGGTGCCGCACGGCTTCACCTACAGCGGCCATCCCGCGGCCTGCGCGGCGGCGCTCGCCTGCCTGCGGATCATCGAAGAGGAGGGGCTCGTCGACCGGGCCGCGTCGCTCGGCCGCCGCCTCGCGGACGGGCTCGCGGCGCGGCTTCGTGATTGCCCGATCGCGGGGGAGGTGCGGGGGCTCGGCCTCATGGCCGCCGTCGAGCTGGTCTCGGACCGCGCGACGCGCCACCCGCTTGCGCTCGGGACGCGGGGAATCGACCGGCTGGAGCGGGAGATGCGCCACCGCGGCGTGCTGTGCTTCACCGACAACCCGGTGATCGTGGCGCCGCCGCTCACGATCACGGATCAGGACGCGGGGGAGCTCGCGGACGCCGTGGCGAGCGCCGTCACGGCGCTCGCCACGGCGCGGCGCCGCACACGACCATGA
- a CDS encoding NAD-dependent succinate-semialdehyde dehydrogenase, protein MAVKQYPLFIDGRWVNGNGRGAFDVLNPATSEPIAAVPDGSVEEARAAVDAAARAFPGWAERTALERGAILLRARDILTGRLDALARLVTEENGKPVAEARGEVAFAIQYLPWFAEEARRVYGEIVPPPVPHKRLWVIRQPLGVVGAITPWNFPATMVLRKIAPALAAGCTVVLKPAKETPLTAIEIARAFEEAGLPPGVFNVVVGRRAAPIADVFLTDPRVRKIAFTGSTEVGKTLMRGAADQLKRLTFELGGNAPFIVFEDADLDRAVQNAVAIKYFRVGGQSCICANRLYVQRAIADRFLAKFVEAVKAIKVGPGTEPGVQVGPLINAETLEKVETMVAEAVGQGARPLAGARRLTDGAFARGYFYAPTVLTDVREEMRVAKDETFGPVAPILPFDTEAEVIERANNTTFGLAAYLSSRDLARVVRVGEALEYGLVCVNDATGYTHEIPFGGVKESGLGREGGRHGMHEYTEVKSISINIS, encoded by the coding sequence ATGGCCGTAAAGCAGTATCCGCTGTTCATCGACGGGCGGTGGGTGAACGGCAACGGGCGCGGCGCGTTCGACGTGCTCAACCCCGCGACGTCCGAGCCGATCGCGGCCGTCCCCGACGGCAGCGTCGAGGAAGCCCGCGCCGCGGTGGACGCGGCCGCGCGCGCGTTCCCCGGCTGGGCCGAGCGGACCGCGCTCGAGCGGGGCGCGATTCTCCTCCGGGCGCGCGACATCCTGACCGGGCGGCTCGATGCGCTGGCGCGCCTCGTCACCGAGGAGAACGGCAAGCCGGTCGCGGAAGCGCGCGGCGAAGTGGCGTTTGCGATCCAGTATCTGCCGTGGTTCGCGGAGGAGGCGCGCCGCGTCTACGGCGAGATCGTGCCCCCGCCGGTGCCGCACAAGCGCCTGTGGGTCATCCGGCAGCCGCTCGGGGTCGTCGGCGCGATCACCCCCTGGAACTTCCCGGCCACGATGGTGCTGCGCAAGATCGCCCCGGCGCTCGCGGCCGGGTGCACCGTCGTGCTGAAGCCGGCGAAGGAGACGCCGCTCACGGCGATCGAGATCGCGCGCGCCTTCGAGGAGGCGGGCCTCCCGCCGGGCGTGTTCAACGTCGTCGTCGGCCGGCGCGCGGCACCGATCGCCGACGTGTTCCTCACGGATCCGCGCGTGCGCAAGATCGCGTTCACCGGCTCCACGGAGGTCGGCAAGACGCTGATGCGCGGCGCCGCCGATCAGCTCAAACGGCTCACGTTCGAGCTCGGCGGCAACGCCCCGTTCATCGTCTTCGAGGACGCCGACCTCGACCGCGCCGTGCAGAACGCCGTCGCGATCAAGTACTTCCGGGTCGGCGGCCAGTCGTGCATCTGCGCGAATCGCCTCTACGTGCAGCGCGCCATCGCGGACCGCTTCCTCGCGAAATTCGTCGAGGCGGTGAAGGCGATCAAGGTCGGCCCGGGCACCGAGCCCGGCGTCCAGGTCGGGCCGCTCATCAACGCCGAGACGCTCGAGAAGGTCGAGACGATGGTCGCGGAGGCGGTGGGCCAGGGCGCGCGGCCGCTCGCCGGCGCCCGGCGGCTGACCGACGGCGCGTTCGCCCGCGGGTACTTCTACGCGCCTACGGTCCTCACCGACGTGCGCGAGGAGATGCGCGTCGCGAAGGACGAGACGTTCGGCCCGGTCGCGCCGATCCTGCCCTTCGACACCGAGGCCGAGGTCATCGAGCGGGCCAACAACACGACCTTCGGCCTCGCCGCCTACCTCTCGTCCCGGGACCTCGCGCGGGTCGTGCGGGTCGGCGAGGCGCTCGAGTACGGCCTCGTCTGCGTGAACGACGCGACCGGGTACACGCACGAGATCCCGTTCGGCGGCGTCAAGGAGAGCGGGCTCGGCCGCGAGGGCGGGCGGCACGGCATGCACGAGTACACGGAGGTCAAGTCGATCTCCATTAACATCTCGTAG
- a CDS encoding FAD-dependent oxidoreductase, translated as MQPSTQITEIACDVLVCGAGLGGVAAALRAARLGLRVCLTEEAAWPGGQVTTQGVSALDEHQYIETFGGTAAYYELRNGIRAYYRSAYRLSAAADSAGPLNPGNAWVSPLSFEPRAAATVLEAMMARSHDSGALQVFYHTRAIAAEVFSGEVRSVLTRQTESGALIRFHARFVLDATDLGDLLPLTATPYAVGAESQAETGEPSAPAAADPTCFQFLTFPFAVEWRPGENNTIQKPDGYENNRTAQPYSFAYKTADPVAPVYQMFGTAPGTHGSFWTYRRALDAANFDDARIPNDVSIINWTSNDYRGPAPIDRTALELAALYRDARLLSLGFLYWLQTEAPRDDGGAGYPELRPRPDVMGTVDGVSQMPYVREGRRLKALVTIREQDIAASAQRGARAAPQAASVGVGLYPIDLHGCGVNTVSLSTRPFQIPLGALVPQRTTNLLAAAKNIGTTHLTNGAYRVHPVEWAVGEAAALLAAFCLHAGRPPHEVHDNPRLVLRLQLLALDQGVPLYWYDDVPIGHPAFVATQLLAVAGVWPGNDDTLSFRPDEPVSQFDAKRTIVATAQMVQAAGGRAVPVSASLQITMGDALTPMSREAAIQALADALPDAGGAQSPALADPPTRADLARLLAVVVRHVIDTDRFGG; from the coding sequence ATGCAGCCCTCCACCCAGATTACGGAGATCGCCTGTGACGTGCTCGTCTGCGGCGCCGGCCTCGGCGGCGTTGCCGCGGCCCTGCGCGCCGCCCGGCTCGGCCTGCGCGTCTGCCTGACCGAAGAAGCGGCGTGGCCCGGCGGGCAGGTCACCACCCAGGGCGTCTCCGCCCTCGACGAGCACCAGTACATCGAGACGTTCGGCGGCACCGCGGCGTACTACGAGCTGCGCAACGGGATCCGCGCCTACTACCGCAGCGCCTACCGTCTGTCCGCGGCCGCGGACAGCGCGGGACCGCTCAACCCCGGCAACGCCTGGGTGAGCCCGCTCTCGTTCGAGCCGCGGGCCGCGGCGACGGTGCTCGAAGCAATGATGGCCCGGTCGCACGACTCCGGCGCGCTGCAGGTCTTCTACCACACCCGGGCGATCGCGGCGGAGGTCTTCAGCGGCGAGGTCCGGTCGGTGCTGACGCGCCAGACCGAGAGCGGCGCGCTCATCCGCTTCCATGCGCGGTTCGTGCTCGACGCGACGGATCTCGGCGATCTCCTGCCGCTCACCGCGACGCCGTACGCGGTGGGCGCGGAGTCGCAGGCTGAGACGGGCGAGCCGTCCGCGCCGGCGGCGGCCGACCCGACATGCTTCCAGTTCCTGACCTTCCCGTTCGCCGTGGAGTGGCGCCCCGGCGAGAACAACACGATCCAGAAGCCGGACGGCTACGAGAACAATCGCACCGCGCAACCGTACTCGTTCGCGTACAAGACGGCCGACCCCGTGGCGCCGGTGTACCAGATGTTCGGGACAGCGCCGGGAACCCACGGATCGTTCTGGACCTACCGGCGGGCGCTCGACGCGGCGAATTTCGACGACGCGCGCATTCCGAACGACGTCAGCATCATCAACTGGACGAGCAACGACTACCGCGGCCCGGCGCCGATCGACCGGACGGCGCTCGAGCTCGCGGCGCTCTACCGCGACGCGCGCCTGCTGAGCCTCGGGTTTCTCTACTGGCTGCAGACCGAAGCCCCGCGCGACGACGGCGGCGCCGGCTACCCTGAGCTGCGGCCCCGGCCGGATGTAATGGGCACGGTCGACGGCGTGTCGCAGATGCCGTACGTCCGCGAAGGGCGCCGTCTCAAAGCGCTGGTCACGATCCGCGAGCAGGACATCGCGGCATCGGCGCAGCGCGGCGCGCGCGCCGCGCCGCAGGCCGCGTCGGTCGGGGTGGGCCTGTATCCGATCGATCTCCACGGCTGCGGCGTCAACACCGTAAGCCTGTCGACCCGGCCGTTTCAGATCCCGCTCGGCGCGCTGGTGCCGCAACGCACGACCAACCTGCTCGCCGCCGCCAAGAACATCGGCACGACCCACCTGACCAACGGCGCGTACCGCGTGCATCCGGTGGAGTGGGCGGTCGGCGAGGCCGCGGCGCTGCTTGCGGCGTTCTGCCTGCATGCCGGCCGCCCCCCGCACGAGGTGCACGACAACCCACGGCTCGTCCTGCGGCTGCAGCTCCTGGCGCTCGATCAGGGTGTCCCGCTCTACTGGTATGACGACGTGCCGATCGGCCATCCGGCGTTCGTCGCGACGCAGCTGCTCGCGGTCGCCGGCGTCTGGCCGGGCAACGACGACACGCTGTCGTTTCGGCCCGACGAGCCGGTCAGCCAGTTCGACGCGAAGCGGACGATCGTCGCCACGGCGCAGATGGTGCAGGCAGCGGGCGGCCGGGCCGTCCCCGTGAGCGCCTCGCTGCAAATCACCATGGGCGACGCGCTCACCCCGATGTCCCGCGAGGCCGCGATCCAGGCGCTCGCGGACGCGCTGCCCGACGCGGGCGGCGCGCAAAGCCCGGCGCTCGCGGACCCGCCGACCCGGGCGGACCTCGCCCGCCTCCTGGCGGTTGTGGTCCGGCACGTCATCGACACCGACCGGTTCGGCGGCTAG
- a CDS encoding MFS transporter → MAQSTPRGLPWPVIATVCLGTFMGALDSSIVTVAYPTFTATFRVPVSLVQWVGVAYLLTSSSLVAIFGRISDMVGHKRIYVAGFTVFLAGSVLCGAATGIGALIAFRALQAVGSAMLVANSVAILSYTVGGARMGTALGLLETAVSVALVVGPVVGGLLIQVSTWRMIFYINVPVAIGATLLARRTLPPLEGLGGRGRFDVAGALTFGAGLGALLLGASLGPVIGWAAATVDVLLGAGTVLLIAFVAIERRVPSPMLDLSLFYNRRFAGANAAKVCAYAASFTVVFVIPFYLQQVLRYAPGAVGIAMTPMPAALAAGSLLGGPLSDRAGSHVLAPLGMAIATVGGALFMLVSPARGYWSLAAAMVVMDFGMGLFIAPNDAVIMNSAPRDKQGVAGGVLAMMRAIGMITGLTVAATIMQSRLGPIAVAEGTPGGSGGGIPPQALTQGIQNVYAATILLCLLSTALSLLRGRPRA, encoded by the coding sequence GTGGCCCAGTCGACGCCCCGCGGGCTGCCGTGGCCCGTGATCGCAACGGTGTGTCTGGGCACGTTCATGGGCGCGCTCGACAGCAGCATCGTCACCGTGGCCTATCCCACCTTCACCGCGACCTTCCGCGTCCCGGTCTCCCTCGTCCAGTGGGTCGGCGTCGCGTATCTGCTTACCTCGTCCAGCCTCGTCGCGATCTTCGGCCGGATCTCGGACATGGTGGGCCACAAGCGCATCTACGTCGCGGGATTTACCGTCTTTCTCGCCGGCTCGGTCCTGTGCGGCGCGGCGACCGGGATCGGCGCCCTCATCGCGTTTCGGGCGCTGCAGGCCGTCGGGTCGGCGATGCTCGTCGCGAACAGCGTGGCGATCCTGTCGTACACGGTCGGCGGCGCGCGGATGGGGACGGCACTCGGGCTGCTCGAGACCGCGGTGTCGGTCGCGCTCGTCGTGGGTCCCGTCGTAGGCGGCCTGCTGATCCAGGTGTCCACCTGGCGCATGATCTTCTACATCAACGTGCCGGTCGCGATCGGCGCCACGCTGCTGGCCCGGCGCACGCTGCCGCCGCTCGAGGGCCTGGGCGGGCGCGGACGCTTTGACGTCGCCGGCGCGCTGACCTTCGGCGCCGGTCTCGGCGCGCTGCTCCTCGGCGCGAGCCTCGGCCCGGTCATCGGATGGGCGGCCGCCACGGTTGACGTGCTCCTCGGAGCCGGAACCGTACTGCTGATCGCCTTCGTCGCAATCGAGCGGCGGGTGCCGTCGCCGATGCTCGACTTGTCGCTCTTCTACAACCGCCGGTTCGCGGGCGCCAACGCCGCGAAGGTCTGCGCCTACGCGGCATCGTTCACGGTCGTGTTCGTGATCCCGTTCTACCTGCAGCAGGTACTGCGCTACGCGCCCGGAGCGGTCGGCATCGCCATGACGCCGATGCCGGCGGCGCTCGCCGCGGGGTCGCTCCTCGGCGGACCACTCTCGGACCGCGCCGGCTCGCACGTGCTCGCGCCGCTCGGCATGGCGATCGCCACCGTGGGCGGCGCGTTGTTCATGCTGGTGTCCCCGGCCCGCGGGTACTGGTCGCTTGCCGCCGCGATGGTCGTGATGGACTTTGGGATGGGCCTCTTTATCGCGCCGAACGATGCCGTCATCATGAACAGCGCGCCGCGCGACAAGCAGGGCGTGGCGGGCGGCGTGCTCGCGATGATGCGGGCCATCGGCATGATCACCGGCCTGACCGTGGCCGCGACCATCATGCAATCACGCTTGGGCCCTATAGCGGTGGCCGAGGGCACGCCCGGTGGAAGTGGGGGCGGCATCCCTCCGCAGGCGCTGACGCAGGGCATTCAGAACGTCTACGCGGCGACGATCCTGCTCTGTCTCCTCTCAACCGCGCTCTCGCTGCTTCGCGGCCGGCCCCGGGCGTGA
- a CDS encoding cupin domain-containing protein, with protein sequence MASHFTSAKELRGKEIAKGVTMKPLPGKNVMLSYVELAAGSEVPTHSHPHEQGGMVVEGQFEMWIGDERKVMQPGDMYMIAGGVPHGGRPVGGRAIVLDVFHPLREDYLRP encoded by the coding sequence ATGGCGAGTCATTTCACGTCCGCAAAGGAACTGCGCGGCAAAGAGATCGCGAAAGGCGTGACGATGAAGCCGCTGCCCGGCAAGAACGTGATGCTGAGCTACGTGGAACTCGCGGCCGGAAGCGAAGTGCCGACCCACAGCCACCCGCACGAGCAAGGCGGGATGGTCGTCGAGGGACAGTTCGAGATGTGGATCGGCGACGAGCGCAAAGTGATGCAGCCGGGCGACATGTACATGATCGCAGGCGGCGTGCCGCACGGCGGCCGGCCGGTCGGCGGCCGCGCGATCGTCTTGGACGTGTTCCACCCGCTGCGGGAAGATTACCTGCGGCCGTAA
- a CDS encoding class I SAM-dependent methyltransferase produces MFTKSVAWYDAVYSWKNYEREAHRLRLLMDQHARRPITTLLDVACGTGQHITHLKPHYTVEGLDLDLAMLNLARRRHPDVTFHQGDMRAFDLGRRFDAVTCLFASVAYCRSTVELAQTVGCMAKHVNPGGLVIVEPFLGPEQFKPGYLGAIFVDRPDLKIARIHTSSVSGQAAAILFHYLVGTPDGVEHFTERHEMTMFTRDEYLVALEAAGLRAARDDEGLMGRGLYIGVRPSPDAAGGRPVD; encoded by the coding sequence ATGTTTACGAAGTCGGTCGCCTGGTACGATGCCGTCTACAGCTGGAAGAACTATGAGCGCGAGGCGCACAGACTCCGGCTGCTCATGGACCAGCACGCACGACGCCCGATCACAACGCTGCTGGACGTGGCCTGCGGCACCGGTCAGCACATCACGCACCTGAAGCCGCACTACACCGTGGAGGGACTGGACCTGGACCTCGCGATGCTGAACCTCGCCCGGCGGCGACACCCGGACGTGACGTTTCACCAGGGCGACATGCGGGCGTTCGACCTCGGACGCCGCTTCGACGCGGTAACCTGTCTGTTCGCCTCTGTTGCGTACTGCCGCTCCACCGTCGAGCTCGCGCAGACCGTCGGATGCATGGCCAAGCATGTGAATCCGGGCGGGCTGGTGATCGTGGAACCGTTCCTCGGACCTGAACAATTCAAGCCGGGATACCTCGGGGCGATCTTCGTGGATCGTCCGGATCTCAAGATCGCCCGCATCCACACCTCGTCCGTCTCCGGACAGGCCGCCGCGATACTGTTCCACTACCTCGTCGGCACCCCGGACGGCGTGGAGCACTTCACGGAACGCCACGAAATGACGATGTTTACCCGTGACGAGTACCTCGTCGCACTCGAGGCCGCGGGCCTTCGCGCGGCACGCGACGACGAAGGATTGATGGGCCGCGGTCTTTACATCGGGGTGCGGCCGTCGCCGGACGCCGCCGGCGGCCGTCCCGTCGATTGA
- a CDS encoding GNAT family N-acetyltransferase, producing MILSFPHRIQTARLLLRTPTLDDAPAIFERWAHDPEVVRYLTWRADQTVEEVYEFLRRGQAMRESGERAAWVLTLAGEDSPIGMLEARPGAHGVELGYVLGKAYWNHGYMTEAVEAVAAWLLDQPGVFRVWAVCDVENQPSTRVLEKARFQREGVLRRWTMHPNVSAAPRDCLCYARVK from the coding sequence ATGATCTTGTCTTTTCCTCACCGCATCCAGACCGCGCGGCTTCTACTCCGCACGCCCACGCTGGACGATGCGCCGGCGATCTTCGAGCGGTGGGCACACGATCCGGAGGTCGTTCGGTACCTCACCTGGCGTGCGGACCAGACGGTGGAAGAGGTGTATGAGTTCCTCCGCCGTGGCCAGGCGATGCGTGAATCAGGAGAGCGCGCGGCATGGGTGCTCACGCTAGCGGGTGAGGATTCCCCCATTGGCATGCTGGAGGCTCGGCCGGGTGCTCATGGCGTCGAGCTTGGCTATGTACTCGGCAAGGCATATTGGAACCATGGGTACATGACCGAGGCGGTCGAAGCGGTCGCGGCGTGGTTACTCGACCAGCCCGGAGTCTTCCGCGTCTGGGCCGTTTGTGATGTTGAGAATCAACCGAGCACGAGGGTCTTGGAGAAGGCCCGCTTCCAGCGGGAGGGTGTCCTGCGTCGTTGGACGATGCACCCCAACGTTAGTGCCGCGCCGAGAGATTGCCTTTGCTACGCGCGGGTCAAATGA
- a CDS encoding 8-oxo-dGTP diphosphatase produces the protein MGPRVDVRTLCFVRDGDRILLQRRRRPPNEGLYNVPGGKVEHHEDPYEACLREVREETGLSLSHARLRAVLTVIARDTGTQWLLFTFVAERPAGDAGPVTDDEGDLRWVPLDEVAALPVVSDIPLILPHLWSPEPGVLMAKIDCATDDADSVIGSRLRMS, from the coding sequence GTGGGTCCGCGGGTCGACGTCCGCACGCTGTGCTTCGTGCGGGACGGCGACCGGATCTTGCTGCAGCGCCGCCGGCGGCCGCCGAACGAGGGCCTCTACAACGTCCCCGGCGGCAAAGTCGAACACCACGAGGATCCGTACGAGGCCTGTCTCCGCGAGGTCCGCGAGGAGACAGGCCTCAGCCTCTCCCACGCGCGCCTGCGCGCGGTGCTGACCGTGATCGCCCGCGACACCGGCACGCAGTGGCTCTTGTTTACGTTCGTGGCCGAGCGTCCGGCCGGCGACGCGGGCCCCGTCACCGACGATGAGGGCGACCTGCGCTGGGTCCCGCTCGACGAGGTCGCCGCCCTGCCGGTCGTCTCCGACATCCCGCTGATCCTGCCGCACCTCTGGTCCCCGGAGCCCGGCGTCCTCATGGCGAAGATCGACTGCGCCACCGACGACGCCGACAGCGTGATCGGCAGCCGGCTGCGGATGAGCTGA